GGCCGGCCGAGCACCTCGTCGTCGGCCCGCCACACCTCGGACATGCCACCGAGACCGATCCGCTCGTGCAGTACGTAGCGGTCGTGGAGACGGAGAGTGGGCGTGAACGGCGACATGGCCCCACCAGTCTGCCTGGCCGCGCCCGCCTCGACCACCTACGCCGCCCGGTTCCGGCCCACTTCTCCCGTGCGTACCAAAATGGCCGGCGTTCGGCTAGGAGCAGGTGGGGGCGGTGGGCAACGGTCGGGGCTGGATCCGGTCGGCGAGCCGGCGCAGGGCGATGGCGGTGGCCCGCCGGGTCGGGGCGAGCAGCGCCGGGCGGACCCGCTCGACCTGGACCGGCGCGTTCGGTCGGGCCGAGTTGACGTGTCGGTTCATCGCGTCCAGGGCGGTGAGGTATCCGGTGGGGTGTTCCATGGTCAACTCCTCGGGACAGGTCCGGTGGAGGTCCGGACGACGAGTGCGGTGGGCAGCAGCACATGACCGGCCGCGGCGTCCACGGGCGGGTCGAGCAGTAGTTGGGCGGCGATCCGGCCCTTCTCCTCGGCCGGTTGCCGGACGGTGGTGAGGCCGGCCGCGGCGGCCTCGGGGACGTCGTCGAAGCCGGTCACCGAGACCGGCGGGCGATCGCCGGACGGTCGCCCGGCGAGCGCGTCCAGGACGCCGAGAGCGAGCACGTCGGAGCAGGCCAGCACGGCGGTCGGCGGCGCCGGCCGGTCGAACAGCCCGGCGACGGCCGCCGCCGCGGCCTGGCGACTGTTGCCCTGGGCGTTGACCAGGTTCAGCTCGGCCCAGTCGACGCCGACCTCGGCGAACGCGTCGGCGAACCCGGCGAGCCGGCCGTGGGTGGTCGGGTGTGGCACCTGGTCGACCCCGGGAAGGGTGAGCGGGCCGGCCGGCGCGTCGGGCAGCACGGAGTCGGCGAGCAGGGCCACCTGGCGGTGGCCGAGGCCGGCGACGTGTGCGGCGACGCCGCGGGCCGCGGCCCGCTCGTCGATGCCGACGAACCGCTCGTCGGGGCCGGCGTCGTCGCGGGCGGCCGTACTGACGAACGGCAGCCCGCGGGCCCGGATCACGTCCAGGGCCCACTCCTCGTCGGCGACGCAGTAGACGCAGAACCCGTCGACCGCGGCGTTCTCCACCGCGCGACGGGCGTCGAGCTCCGCCCGGGACAGCGGCACCAACAGCATGCTGGTGCCGTGTCGCTCGGCGGCCTCACCCACGCCGGCGAGAAAGCGGACGGCGAACGGGTCGGTGAAGGCGTACGACAGTTGCGAGGTGAACAGCACCCCGATCGAGCCGACGAAGCCGCGACGCAGGGAGCGGGCGGTGGGGTTGGGGCCCGGGTAGCCGAGCTGCCGGGCGGCGTCCAGGATCCGCTCGCGCAGCGCCGAGGAGAGCTGGTCGGGGCGGCTGTAGGCGTTGGACACCGTGCTGCGGGAGACGCCGACGGCGTCCGCCACGGCTTGCAGGGTTGGCTTCACCGGCACCCCTCTGTATCGATCCAGTCTGTATCGATACAGAGATTAGCCGAACGAGTCGGCGGCGGTCAATACCAGGAAACGGGCGGACCGTCCGTGGCGGGACGAGGGGCCGCTCCCCGGCCGCCCCGACCGGCGGTCACGCTGGGTAGAGGTCCTCCAGCAGACGGCCGAGGATCTCCGGGGTGCGCTCCGGCGGCTCGGCTTCGACGCAGAGCCGCTCCATGGCCACCGCGTAGTAATCCAGGTCGTCGCGCTTGTCCAGGTAGATGGCGCTGGTGAGCTGTTCGATGTAGACGATGTCGGGCAGTTCCTGGTCGCCGAAGCGCAGGATGGTGAACGCGCCGCCGGCGGCCGCGTGACCACCGGCGGCGAACGGGATGACCTGGAGGCGGACATTCGGCGACTTGGTCGCCTCGATGAGCGCGGTGAGCTGACCGCGCATCACCTCGGCACCGCCGATCGGACGCCGCAGCGCCGCCTCGTCCACGACCGCCCAGAGCTGCGGCGGGTGCTCCCTGTGGAGCAACTGCTGGCGCTGCATCCGCAGCGCGACCCGTCGGTCCAGCTCGGACGGACCGGCCGCGCCGTGCCCGAGCAGCACGACCGCCCGGGCGTACTCACGGGTCTGCAGCAGGCCGGGCACGAACTGCACCTCGTAGGTGCGGATCAGCGCCGCCGCCGCCTCCAGGCCCAGGTAGGACTGGAACCAGGTGGGCAGGACGTCGCCGTAGCGGTGCCACCAGCCGGGGCTGTTGGCGTCGCGAGCGAGCTTGAGCAGCGCGTCGCGCTCCTGCTCGTCGGTGACGCCGTAGAGCGTGAGCAGGTCCGCCACGTCGCGTTCCTTGAAGCCGACCCGGCCCAGCTCCATCCGACTGATCTTGGATTCGGAGGCTCGGATCTCCCAGCCGGCACCTTCCCGCGTCACGCCGCTGGACTCCCGCAACCGGCGCAGTTGGGCACCGAGCAGGATGCGCAGCACGGTAGGCCCGGTTGTCGGGCCGCCCTCGGCGGGAACCATCGTCACGTGCGGACCTCCGGACACCGACCAGCGTGGTCGGGCGCCCCGGCCCGGCCGACGTGTAAGCATGCCATGGACCGACAGTGAGGTGAACTCCTCCGGACCGGTGGATCAGTCCCGTCCCCGGGACGGCCCACCGGGACCGCTCAGTTGATCAGATGATCGAAGTCGCCGTCGCGCGCGCCGAGCACGAAGGCGGCGATCTCATCCACCGTGTAGATCAGCGCCGGCCCTTCCGGATGTCGGGAGTTGCGGAGCGCGATCCCGGCTCCGCCGGGCAGTTCAGCGAGTTCGACGCAGTTGCCGCTGGGGTTGCTGCGGCGACTTTTCTGCCAGCTCAGCGGTGGCAACTGGTGGATCGGAACGCCGTTCGGTGGCTGCTGCATGAGGGCGTCTTTCTGCTCACGAGCCCGCCGGTGGCCGTGGGGAGGAGCGGTGACGGCGAGGGGTGCGGTATCGACATCGGACGGTGCTGCACGTGCATCTGCTATTGCATCTGCACCAGACGGCGAGCATGATAACGCACAAGATCGGTGCGTATCCGTGCACGCAGGGTTACCTGGCATGGGCATCGATGAGGGAAAACCGGGCCCGACGCGGCGCGCGTCGGCCGACGGCTGGAGGCGATAGCGGCGATGGGAGGGCTCGTGCCGGATCCGATGAGTGTCGCCTCCGGCATCTGCGCTGCTGGCGCGCTGCTGTCCTCGTGGCAACTACGACGGCGGGCGCTGCGCGCCGAGGCCGAGATCGGGCACCTCCAGGCCGAACTGGCCGCCGAGCGGCACGCCGCCAGCCACGACCCGCTCACCGGGCTACCCAACCGGCGTGCCTTCTACCGCCTCGCGGCCGCCCTGCTCACCGACACGGCCGGGCAGCCGTTGATCGCCATCGTGCTCGACCTGGACGACTTCAAGCAGATCAACGACCGGTACGGGCACGCGGCCGGCGACCAGGTGCTGATCTGCGTGGCCGAGCGGCTGGCCGGCTTCGCCGGGGACAATCTCGTCGCCCGCCTCGGCGGGGACGAGTTCGCCGGGCTGCTGGCCAGCCCGACCGTCGACCGGCGCTGGATCGAGCACGCCACCCGGCGGCTCAGCGAGACCGTCGCCGCCCCGATCCGGCTCAGCGGGGTGAGCGTCCAGGTGACGGCCTCCGTCGGGCTCGCCCCGGTGACCGGCCCGGCCCAGCTCACCGATGCGCTCAGCCGCGCCGACGCGGCGATGTACCAGGCGAAGAGCCTGGGCGGCAACCGATCGCCCCGGCAGCTCGTGGACAGCGTCCGCCTGGCCGAGTGCTGACCGCTCCGGCGTCCACGGCCACCTCGGGCTGGGCGGGGACAGCGCTCAACGCGGCCGGGCGAGGTCACGCAGCGCCGCGTCGGCGAGCGTGACCAGACCGACCGGCGACACCAGTCCGCGCACGATCCGGGCCGCCATCGCGCGGTGGGCCGCGTCCGCATCCGGATCGAGCGCCTGGCGGGTCCAGTCGCTGAGGTCGTCGAGCGCGCGAACAGCGAGGAACCAGGCCAGGCCGACCGGGTTGATGTCGACGCTGCCGTAGCCGGCGAGGACGGCCGCCCGCTGCTCGGCGGTGACCGGCGCGAAGGCGAGCACCCCGTCGGTGACGAACATCAGGTCGCACTCGGGCGGGGCGAGCACGGCATCGTCCCAGTCGATCAGCCAGACCTGACCATCCGGGCCGAGCAGCAGGTTGCCCAGGTGCGGGTCGCCGTGGCAGACCACGACCGGCCGGTCGCGCTGGCCGGCGGCGAGCCGCTCGACCGCACCGCCCAGTGTGGACACCTGGTCGGCCACCGCGGCCCACACGGCCGCCAGCTCGGCGACCGGCGGACCGGCCGGGTCGGCCGGTCCAGGCTCGCGCAACCGCTCGGCCGTCGCGCGGGTCGCGGCCACGATCCCCGGGTACGTCACGCCGCCGCGCGGCAGCAGCCGCACCAGCTCGTCGGTCACCGGCACCGCGTGCACCGCGGCCAGCAGTTCGCCGTACGCGCGCCAGTGCGCGTCAGTCATCGGACCGTCGAGCGCCCGCTGGTCGGAGACCCACGGCACCACCGAGAGGCGGTGACCGCCGCGGTCGGCGTACAGCCGCTCGTCGCGGGTGCGCAGCGGCGCGGGGATGCCCGGCACTCCCTGGCCGGCCAGGTGCGCCGTCACGACCAGGCCGGCCGGAGTGCCGCCACCGCTCAGCTTGACCGCGTACCGGTTGCCGTCGGCGGCGTGCGCCAACCACAGTCGGGCGTGCTGGTCGGCGCCGTGGGTCACCTCGTCCACGCGGGTCAGGTCGAGGCCGAAGTCCGTGCGGACCCAGCCGGTCACCTGCCGCGTCGCGTCCTCGATCACCGGCACACCATGCCATCGGGTGGTGCGTCCCGGTCAGCGCAGGGTGGCGAGGTACCGGTCCAGTGCGTTGTACGACTCGGCCGCGCCCTGCGCCATGCCGGACTCGGCCATGCCGTCGCGCTGCTCAGTGGTGTCGAACCGGGTGGTGCCGGTGACTGCGGTGCGGCCATCGGTCTCGGTGAAGACCAGCGTCTCCACCGCCACCTGGCCGGGCATGCCCTCGTACTCGAAGGTCTGCACGATCCGCTCAGGCACGACGATCTCCCGGAACTCACCGCGGAAGCCGTAGGCGTTGCCGTCGGTGGCGTGCTCGACGAAGCGGTAGCCGCCACCCACCTTGAAGTCGATCTCGACGTCCAGCGGGTTGCCCCGCCCCCACCAGTGCTTCAGGTGCTCGGCCTGGCTGTGCGCGGCCCAGACCAACTCGCGCGGGGCGTCGAAGGAACGGATGAGGGTGATCTCCCGGTCGGACGGCATGTCGATGACCAGGTCACGAAGCTTGTCCATCGCTGTTCTCCTTCAGGTCGCGTAGGTAGTCGTCCAATGTGTCGTAACGCTCGTCCCAGAGCCGGCGGTACTGCTCGACCCATTCGGCCAGCGTGCGCAGCGGGGCCGGGTCGAGCCGGCAGCGACGCCACTGCGCCTCGCGGGTCCGCACGATCAGCCCGGCGCGCTCCAACACGTTGAGGTGCTTGGAGATCGCCTGAACGCTGATCGGGAACGGCTCCGCCAACTCGTTGACCGTCGCCTCGCCGGTCGCCAGCCGGGCCAGGATGGCCCGACGGGTCGGATCGGCGAGGGCGGCGAACACGGCGCTGGTGGGATCTGCTGTCATCTGACGCTCTCAACCATATGGTTTGTAAACCGCTAGGTTGAATATACAGCCCAGCGCTGCTCCGTCAACAACTTCGACACAAATCCAGCGTGCGGTCAGCGCCAGCCGTAGCCCGCGCGCAGGGCCTTCCCGACCCGGTCGAACCGGGGCCGGTCCAGCACGGCGCCCTCGCGGCGGATGCTGTCCTCGCGCATGGTGAGCACCCGGTCCAGCCGAACCCAGCTCGGCCGGTTGTCCCGGTCCCAGTCGCCAGGCCCGAGGGCGAACCAGTGCCGCTGGCCGTCCCGCTCGCTCTGACTGGACAGCATCAACCCGAACAGCGTTCGGCTGTGCCGTCCGACGACCAGCACCGGCCGGTCCTTGCCCTGGCGGGGGTCGTCCTCGTACGGCACCCAGGTCCAGACGATCTCCCCCGGGTCGGCCTGGCCGTCCCGCTCCGGGGCGTAGGTCAGCTCACGCCGCTGCAACGCGCTCACCTGGCGACGGCGAGCCACTTGCGCCGGGGCCGGCCCGGTACGTCGCGGGGAGGGGATCACCGCGCCCACCCGAGAGATGCGCGCCGCCACGTTCCTCAACAGACCAGCCACGGCGGGCAGCCTACCGGTCCCCACGCCGGCCGCCGGGGCGGGCGGCGCTGCGGCAGACTGGTGCCCGGCAGCGGGACGACGTGGAGGTGCTCACAGTGACCATTGAGGTGCGTACCAGGACTCTCCCCGGGACGGCGACGGCGCTCGGTTCCGCCGGGGCGTACACCCTGGTGGTGGACCGGCCGGCGGACGCCGGCGGCGGCGGGCTCGGGTTCAACGGGGGCCAGCTGCTCTACCTCGCGGTCGCCGGCTGCATCTCAAACGACCTGTTCCGGGAGGCGCAGGCAGCGGGCCTCGACCTGCACCGGGTCGAGGTGACGGTCCGGGGCGACTTCGCCGGTGAGCCGGCGGTGTCCGGCGAGGTCCGGTACGACGTCCGGGTCGAGGGCGACGCCCCGCCGGACCTGCTCCGCGCTCTGGTCGAACGGGTGGACGCGATCGCCGAGATACCCAACTCGCTGCGCGGTGGCACCCCGGTGCGGCTGGGTCGCACCGAGGTCGCCGGTGCCGGAGCGCGGGCAACCGATGATTGAGCTGCCGGGCGACCTGCCGATCCTGGAGCGACGCGCGGTGCGGGTGGTGGTCGTCGACCACGCCGACCGGGTGCTGCTGTTCCACACCCGCGACCCGGACCGCCCGGCGCGGGGCACCTGGTGGGAGCTGCCCGGCGGCGGCATGGACCCCGGGGAGACGTACCACGACACGGCGGTACGGGAGCTGCGCGAGGAGACCGGCATCGCGGTCACCGCCGACCAGGTGGGCGCGCCGACCTGGCGTCGGCGGGCGACCTTCCCGCACCGTCAGTTGCGCCACGTCCAGGACGAGGTGGTCGTCGCGGTACGGCTGGACGGCCCGGGCCCGGACGTGGACGAGACCGACCGGCTCGATTACGAGCTGGAGGACTACTTCGGCTTCCGCTGGTGGCCGCTGCCCGAGGTGGTGGCCAGCTCGGCCCGCTTCTACCCGGGACAGCTCCCCCGGCTGATCACGCCCTTCCTGGCCGGCGAGGAGATCGACGAGCCGTTCGAGTTGTTCTCGTGACCAGGCCGGCGAGGATGCCGGAGGGCGCGGGGGCGTGCAGAGTGGGGGCATGACGAGCGACCTGCACGGCCCGCTGTCCCGGTACGCCGCACGGCTGCACGGCGCGATCGGCGCCGAGCACCACGTCGCCTCCCCGCTCGGCGCGTGGCTGCTGCTCGCGCTCTGCGCCACGACCACGACCGACCCGGAGCCGGTGAACCGTCCGGCCGCCGACGGGCTGGCGGACGCCCTCGGCACCGATCTGACCAGCGCGGCCGAGGTCGCCCGCGCGCTGCTGGACGCCCCGCACCCGCTGGTCGCGTCCGCCACCGCGCTCTGGCTCCGGCCGGGTCAGGGCGACGGCGAGCCGTCCGATTGGCGGGCGGCACTGCCCGCGACGACCGAGGTCGGCCCGCTGCCCGACCAGGCCGGGTTGGACGCCTGGGCGCGTGAGCACACCCTCGGCCTGATCGAGAGGTTCCCGCTGCGGGTCGGGCCGGACGTGGTGCTGGCCCTGGCCAGCGCGCTGGCGACCCGGATCTCCTGGACGGACCCGTTCGAGGTCGCCGACACCGGCGCGCTCGGCTCGGGTAGCGCCTGGGCGGGCCGGCTGCGCCGGGTGCTGCGCAGCCCCCGCCGCGGTCACCGGGGCGCCATCGTCTCGACCGCGCAGGCCGGTGACGTGATCGTGCACTCCGCGCTCGCCCAGGCGGCCGACGGCGCGGGGCTGGTCGTCCTCTCGGTGGCCGCCGCGCCGCACGTGCCGCCGGCCGAGGTGCTGGCCGCCGCGTACCAGCTCAGCGCCGGCGCGGCTGACGGAGCTGAGCCGGTTGGCCGCCGCTCGCTGTTCGACCTGCCGCTCGGCGACACTCCCCTGTGGACGCTGCGTGAGGAACAGGTACGCACCCGGGCCCGCGACGGCCGCGAGGAGCGGCACACAGCGGTGCTCCCCTGCTGGTCGGCCCGCAGCGAGCACGACCTGAGCGCGCCCGCGCTCGGCTTCCCGGCCGCGTCGGCGGCACTGGCCACGGCGCTGGCTCTGCCGGTGCAGGACTTCGAGGCCCGCCAGGCGGCGATGGCCCGGTTCGGTCGGTACGGCTTCGAGGCGGCGGCGGTCACCGGCATGTTCGAGCTGACCAGCATGCCGCCGGAAGGCGTCGCCCGCACCGCCGAGCTGCACTTCGGCCACCCGTACGCGGTGGTGGCGGTCGCCACCGACAAGCGGGCCGACGGCAAGACCGGGCCATGGCACGGCGTGCCGGTCTTCTCCGGCTGGATCACCGAGCCGGAGGAGCTGCTCGAGGCCGACGGGTGAGCGGCTGACGAGGTTTCGGGTCAGGCTGGGGTGAGGAGGCAGAACTCGTTGCCTTCGGGGTCGGCGAGGACGGTCCACGGGATATCGCTCTGGCCCAGGTCGACAGCGGTGGCGCCGAGAGTCCGCAGTCTGGCCGCCTCGGCCTCCGGGTCGTCACCTGGGTATGGGCGGACGTCGAGATGGACGCGGTTCCACACGGTCTTCACGTCCGGTGTGCGGAGGAACTGCAGATACGGGCCGACGCCCTTGGCGGAGCGCAGTACCGCCCTGTGGTCGGTCACCTCGTGCACGGTCCAGTCCGTGGCCTGGCCCCAGAAGCGGGCCATGGCTCGCGGGTCCGCGCAGTCGACCACTACCGCGGCGATCGGTCCGGTGTCCTGGTAGAGCGGTCGGGGGTCCAGGACGCAGAACTCGTTGCCCTCCGGGTCGGCCATGACCGTCCATGGGACGTCGCCCTGACCCACGTCGGCCGGTGTCGCGCCGAGATCCTTCAATCGCGTGACCACCTCCGCCTGATGGGCCGCCGAGGTGGTGGCGAGGTCGACGTGCACGCGGTTCTTCACCGTCTTGGGTTCCGGGGAGACGACGAGGTCGATGCAGACCGCGACGGGGTCGGGGTAGACGAAGCCCTCGGGTTCGAGGTTGGTCACGCCGGGTCCCTCGCTGGAGACCTCCCAGCCGAGCACCTGCGCCCAGAAGCCGCCCAGCGCGGAGTCGTCCCGAGCCTTCATGTTGATCTGCACAAGCCGCGTTGCCATGCCGACGATGTTAGCGGCATTCCGGCAAATCAAGATCAGCCAGATCGATCGCGTGCGGTCGTCCGCGTCGCCGGCGACGGCGGTTACGCCGCGAGGCAGTGCCGCCGGTCTCCGGCTCCGGAAGATGGCGATCGGCTCGTGTCCCCGGTCGGCGGCCTCGTCGACGACGCGCGAACCGACCATTCCTGCGGCTCCGACTACGGCGATCTTCATCGAGTTGTCCCTTCCGGTACAAGCTGCACGCCCGTGTGGCGTGGGCGGGCTGGCGCGGGAAGCTGCCCCGCGACGATTGCGGCCAGCGAGAGCCCGAGCCCGAGAAGCTCGATTGGGCCGAGTGTCTGATCGAGCAGGATGGCGCCGAGCAGCGCGGCGACCAGCGGCGAGAGCAGACCGAGAACCGCGACGGAGGTCACGGGCAGCGTGGTGACGCCGCGGAACCACAGGACATACGCGGCCAGGCCGCCGAACAGGCCCAGCCAGAGGTAGCCGAGAGTGGCGGGCAGGTCGATCACTGGTGGCGGCCCCTCGACGAGGAAGGTGATGGGCGCCAGGAAGAAACCGCCCGCGCTGAGCTGCCAGCCGGCGAAGGCCATCGGACTCACCCCGGCGGGACGTCCCCAGCGCTTGGTGAGCGTCACCCCGAGCGCCATCGTGGCCGCGCCGACGAGTCCGGCCGCGATTCCCGCGACGTCGAGCGCGGCATCCGGCCCGATCACCACCAGGCCGACGCCCAGCACCCCGGTCACGCCCCAGACGGCGCGCCAGACGGAGAGTCCCTCCCGCAGGAGCGTCGCGGCCATGACGGCGACGACCAGCGGCTGCACCGCGCCCAGGGTCGCCGCGACGCCTCCCGGCAGCCGCTCGGCCGCGACGAAGAGCAGCGGGAAGAAGAGTCCGATGTTCAGTACGCCGAGCGCGGCCGCCTTTCCCCACCATGCCCCTCTCGGCAGCGTACGGGTGACCGCCAGCGCCACCAGACCGGCGGGCAACGCGCGCAGGAGTCCCGCGAACAGCGGGTGGCCCGGCGGAAGAAGCTCGGTGGTGACGACGTAGGTGGTGCCCCACGCCAGCGGGGCGAGCGCGGTCAGGGCAGTGCGCGGCAGGTTGCCGGGGAACGTGCCGCCGCCGGCTGCGCGAGGGAGTCTCTCCGCTCCGGAACTTGTCATATCGGAAGTCTCGGCGCGTGCCTATCAATGAGTCCAACACATGTTTGTCATCCGATCGATCTACAGAGAAGATGGATCAATGGAGCTCCACCAGCTGCGCTACGTCCTCGCCGTCGCCGAGACGAGCAGTTTCACCCGGGCCGCCGAACGCTGCCTGGTCGTCCAGTCCGCGTTGAGCCACCAGATCGCGCGCCTGGAACGGGAACTCGGCGCGAGGCTCTTCGAGCGGACCAGCCGCCGGGTGCGGCTGACTCCGGCGGGTGTGGCGTTCCTCCCCGCCGCCCGCCAGTGTCTGGACGCCGCCGAACGCGCGGCCGCCGAGGTCGCGGCGGCGGTGGGAGAGGTACGGGGACGACTGACGGTGGGTCTGATCCCCACGGTTGCGGCAGTCAACATTCCGGCCACACTTCGCGCGTTCCGGGAGCGGTACCCGTACGTGCGCGTCGGCCTGCGCGTCGGCGGCAGCGACGAACTCGTGGAACAGGTCAAGCAGGGCGTCATCGACGTGGCGTTTCTGGGGCTACCGGAAACGGTTCAACCGAAGGGCGTCGACGTGCACGAACTCGCCCGCGACCGGCTCGTCGCCGTGGTCGCCCCGGATCATCCGCTCGCGCCGGAACCGGCAGTCGACCTCCACCGGCTCGCTGCCGAGGCCTTCGTCGACTTTCCGGTTGGAAGCGCCGGGCGGGCCCAGACCGATCAGGCATTCTCCGCCGCCGGCCTTGCCCGCGACGTCGCGTTCGAGGTGAGCGCCGCCGACCTGATGGCTGAGCTCGTCGCTGCGGGGCTGGGCGTCGCCATGCTCCCCTCCGCCTACGTGCCACGACTCACCGGCGTGACCACCATTGACGTCGCCGATGCGCCGGCCCGGGTCGAGCACCTCGTCTGGAGCCGCCTGGGCCGGACCCCCGCGGTAAACGCCTTTTTCACTGTTCTGAAGATCCCGCCCGGGACGGCCCCGGAGCGGCAGCCACCCGGCCCGTGAGCCGAGCATGGCCTGCGTCCTGGCAAAAGCCGGTGGCGCTCGAAGGCGGCCAGGCTGCGACGTCATGGCAACGCTCCCCCGAGTTGCCGCGGAAAACCGTTGGGCTGCCCGAATTGCTTCAGACATGATCGGCTCGTGGACACCTACCTGGAGACCGAGCGCCTGGCCCTGCGCCGTCTCACTGCCGATGACGCCGACCTGCTGATCGAGCTGGACAGCGACCCGGCGGTGATGCGCTACCTGACCGGTGGCAGTCCGACCGCGCCGGAGCTTGTCCGCGAGCGCCACCTCCCGAACATCCTCGCCGGCTACGCGAAGTGGGACGGCGACCTCGGACTGTTCGCCGCGCACGAGAAGGACGGCGGTGCGTTCATCGGCTGGTTCATCCTGCGTCCCGAGCCGGAGGGCCCGCTGGACGAAGTCGAACTCGGCTACCGCCTGCGGCAGGCGGCTTGGGGCAACGGTTATGCCACCGAGGGCTCGCGGGCCTTGCTGGGCAGGGCGTTCACGGAGTTGGGTGTGCGCATGGTCTGGGCCGAGACGATGTCCGTGAACCACGGTTCACGCAACATCATGGAGAAGCTCGAAATGACGCTCGCGGACACCATCCCTACTCCCTCCGACATGGAGATGATCCAGGGCTCCGAGCATGGAGGCGTACGGTACGAGATCACCAAGGAGCAGTGGGAGCGGCGGCAGTAGCCACGGCACGAACGGCCCGTTCTGCATCCACGCCCACCGGAACGTCTGCCAAGTGACCTGCGACATGCGCGCGGATCGCGGCAATTCCGGAAGGAGAATGCGTCGTCAGTAAGGGGGCCGTCAGCGGTCAGGCAGTGTGCCACACTCCCCCGGTGCGCGCCCTCATCATCATTGCCGCGAGCCTCGTGGTGCTCGCTGGATGCTCCACGGCGGACAAGCCACAGGCCTCCTCAGCATCTCCCGACCGCGAGACGGAAATGTCCGCTGCC
Above is a window of Micromonospora coriariae DNA encoding:
- a CDS encoding EamA family transporter, which translates into the protein MTSSGAERLPRAAGGGTFPGNLPRTALTALAPLAWGTTYVVTTELLPPGHPLFAGLLRALPAGLVALAVTRTLPRGAWWGKAAALGVLNIGLFFPLLFVAAERLPGGVAATLGAVQPLVVAVMAATLLREGLSVWRAVWGVTGVLGVGLVVIGPDAALDVAGIAAGLVGAATMALGVTLTKRWGRPAGVSPMAFAGWQLSAGGFFLAPITFLVEGPPPVIDLPATLGYLWLGLFGGLAAYVLWFRGVTTLPVTSVAVLGLLSPLVAALLGAILLDQTLGPIELLGLGLSLAAIVAGQLPAPARPRHTGVQLVPEGTTR
- a CDS encoding GNAT family N-acetyltransferase, with the protein product MDTYLETERLALRRLTADDADLLIELDSDPAVMRYLTGGSPTAPELVRERHLPNILAGYAKWDGDLGLFAAHEKDGGAFIGWFILRPEPEGPLDEVELGYRLRQAAWGNGYATEGSRALLGRAFTELGVRMVWAETMSVNHGSRNIMEKLEMTLADTIPTPSDMEMIQGSEHGGVRYEITKEQWERRQ
- a CDS encoding LysR family transcriptional regulator, with product MELHQLRYVLAVAETSSFTRAAERCLVVQSALSHQIARLERELGARLFERTSRRVRLTPAGVAFLPAARQCLDAAERAAAEVAAAVGEVRGRLTVGLIPTVAAVNIPATLRAFRERYPYVRVGLRVGGSDELVEQVKQGVIDVAFLGLPETVQPKGVDVHELARDRLVAVVAPDHPLAPEPAVDLHRLAAEAFVDFPVGSAGRAQTDQAFSAAGLARDVAFEVSAADLMAELVAAGLGVAMLPSAYVPRLTGVTTIDVADAPARVEHLVWSRLGRTPAVNAFFTVLKIPPGTAPERQPPGP